From the Maioricimonas rarisocia genome, one window contains:
- a CDS encoding exo-alpha-sialidase: MRRSLPYILVALLSFVVTKVESSEPHHSKDPSIYLTANDLSVATGQPSLVRMSSVSTHIPVWSLSGGTPGQSVAGIVGGLPRDCAAVKVEIVVTSTDPQTSPEFADLYRVHLSQMVDDAPFTARYRLGKPVRTRLPAAPLHTRTIVLESFYGVEPEAPLTVRIQREPGLPGDTFPRPTGLALVKVTPLNAPAEPHVVQNVGGYNSWPMIQAIGEKLVCTYSRGTAHTIHEDSRAVYARTSTDGGKTWTAETTVADTPGYGEVTVGKGLDATGAMLLWVRRIGKGWNHDLYRSTDGVTFELVATPKLAVPPMQITDVIEVPDVGLMALWFAGDYSDKAVHSWGTMTSSDDGTTWTQKTIESGLTRSDWPTEPAAVYLGDGRILAVGRTESHGQSQFQMVSSDYGTTWTRMRTNIGDVQASTPSLILDAETGLLSNYYYERGRGLLRRRVVDPETVFENPLSWPASEAVGVGSEVALDSGNANATVIGNTHYVSFYSGKAPDTAVLVSELPAPTAGE; this comes from the coding sequence ATGCGTCGCTCCCTGCCATATATCCTTGTTGCGCTGCTCTCGTTCGTCGTCACGAAGGTGGAATCAAGCGAGCCTCACCATTCGAAGGATCCCTCGATCTACCTGACTGCGAACGACCTGTCGGTTGCGACCGGTCAACCGTCGCTCGTGCGCATGTCGAGCGTCTCCACGCACATTCCGGTGTGGTCATTGTCCGGCGGGACGCCGGGGCAGTCTGTCGCCGGCATCGTGGGCGGCCTTCCCCGGGATTGTGCCGCGGTGAAAGTCGAGATCGTCGTGACCTCAACCGACCCGCAGACGAGCCCGGAATTCGCGGACCTGTACCGTGTCCACCTTTCACAGATGGTGGATGATGCCCCGTTCACCGCCCGGTATCGTCTGGGCAAGCCTGTGCGAACAAGGCTTCCCGCTGCGCCGCTCCACACCCGGACGATCGTCCTGGAATCGTTTTACGGAGTGGAGCCTGAGGCGCCGCTGACGGTGCGGATCCAGCGGGAGCCGGGCCTTCCCGGTGACACGTTTCCCCGTCCTACCGGTCTGGCTCTGGTCAAGGTTACGCCGCTGAACGCTCCTGCGGAGCCGCATGTTGTGCAGAACGTGGGCGGCTACAACTCGTGGCCGATGATCCAGGCCATCGGGGAAAAGCTTGTGTGTACCTACAGCCGAGGCACGGCACATACGATCCACGAAGATTCCCGCGCCGTTTATGCGCGCACTTCCACGGATGGGGGGAAGACGTGGACGGCTGAAACCACTGTCGCCGACACTCCAGGCTATGGCGAGGTCACCGTCGGGAAGGGGCTGGATGCGACCGGGGCGATGCTGCTCTGGGTGCGCCGCATTGGAAAGGGATGGAACCACGACCTCTATCGCTCCACCGATGGTGTGACGTTCGAGCTCGTCGCCACGCCGAAGCTTGCTGTGCCCCCCATGCAGATCACCGATGTCATTGAGGTCCCCGATGTCGGACTCATGGCCCTCTGGTTCGCAGGAGACTACAGCGACAAGGCCGTTCACTCCTGGGGCACCATGACCAGCAGTGACGACGGCACAACCTGGACACAGAAAACCATCGAGTCGGGACTGACCAGATCGGACTGGCCGACCGAGCCCGCGGCGGTCTACCTCGGCGATGGCAGGATTCTCGCCGTCGGGCGGACGGAAAGCCACGGGCAATCTCAGTTCCAGATGGTCTCATCGGACTACGGCACCACATGGACGCGGATGCGAACCAACATCGGAGATGTCCAGGCGTCCACGCCCAGCCTGATTCTCGATGCTGAAACGGGTTTACTGAGCAACTATTACTATGAACGTGGTCGTGGGCTCCTGCGGCGTCGCGTCGTCGACCCGGAGACTGTCTTCGAGAATCCGCTCAGCTGGCCTGCTTCCGAGGCCGTCGGCGTTGGCAGCGAGGTGGCCCTGGATTCGGGTAACGCGAATGCCACGGTCATCGGGAACACGCACTACGTATCCTTCTACTCCGGTAAGGCTCCCGACACGGCGGTCCTGGTATCGGAGCTACCGGCACCGACCGCCGGGGAGTAG
- a CDS encoding tetratricopeptide repeat protein, translated as MSGHHFLSYSRADAGDFADKLFDGLQNGIPPVEVWMDRRCLHPGPSFDSQLAEAIRRCKTLLFVMSYDSVEETSVCKSEWLWALKYKKPVVPLLLHSGLEPPFLLGARQMLDCTRGAVEAVPRLRDHLLWLDTDEGRLEEVRLLLSAAQRDLRRAATDDQMARIQRDIERFQHEEDELSRTLENPAAARTRVRQSISRGLERERSAPERHVIRDTRVVHAPPAVAPDHFQDRVVETELLTTLLKSDAIRLVTVVGRAGIGKTALVCRLLKSLEDGRLPDSKELLSPHRMVYLSAVGSRPVSSATIQEGLSRLLPEADSREMRELFKQAQVSIATKMQRLLAALPQEPIVLLLDNFEDLVDRETGKVVDRDLLEVLRTLLSAPHHCVTTLITTRAVPGDLALVRPGAQARVDLDEGLPEPHAGNILRAMDRDGSLGLKNAEPRLLALAQERTRGYPRALEALFAILSVDRSTSLQELLEESQHVLPENVVEALVGEAFSRLLGRDQRIVQALAIYGHPVTSAAIDYLLEPHVAGIDSANEMRRLVNGRFVRKEGQQYSLHPVDREYALSCIEEGEPADCANDGVARFSRFALRHRAADYFRQARRPRHERKSLEDLAPHLAEFDLRCQNMQYDTAFDILTDIGFRYLGVWGHFRLLAEMHEKLVGRLGDQRLEQSNHGSLGNALENLGEYDRGLKHFDTALELNRHAPRLQQERHLLIGKSICHRRLGDTRRAIECNERSLEIARQLNDVAAEAAPLNNLGNRYADLGHLDQALRFYEDALDVCQKWAGPYEQAVVLESSGHALLMSGDFDAASRRFRDALAVANDKNIVQVQNYAHYGLSLVGLLTGDLESARTECEAAEQYDVQDNNHNVSVVKGIIHLLEAETASATAAFNRCLDHCGCLLSRSPSNFEARYITGVALLGLTVSTEKNRIAESHEAFRLAHEINHDRGVLSRVTRLLEVMSSVDATGRIAGIAAEIAGWGDDDVQTTEDSSPDDR; from the coding sequence ATGAGCGGACACCACTTCCTCAGCTACTCCAGAGCCGACGCCGGAGACTTTGCGGACAAACTCTTCGATGGCCTTCAGAACGGGATTCCGCCGGTCGAGGTCTGGATGGATCGGCGCTGCCTCCATCCCGGACCGTCTTTTGACAGCCAACTTGCCGAGGCGATTCGCCGCTGTAAGACGCTTCTCTTCGTTATGTCATATGACAGCGTCGAGGAGACCTCCGTCTGCAAAAGTGAGTGGTTGTGGGCGCTGAAGTACAAGAAGCCCGTCGTCCCCCTGTTGCTTCACAGCGGACTCGAGCCGCCGTTTCTGCTGGGCGCGCGGCAGATGCTTGACTGCACGAGGGGCGCCGTCGAAGCAGTCCCGCGTCTACGCGATCACTTGCTGTGGCTCGACACAGACGAAGGACGTCTGGAAGAAGTACGGTTGCTGTTGTCGGCTGCCCAGCGCGATCTGCGGCGGGCTGCCACGGATGATCAGATGGCTCGCATTCAGCGCGATATCGAGCGATTCCAGCATGAAGAGGACGAACTCAGCCGGACACTGGAAAACCCCGCCGCAGCTCGAACTCGTGTTCGCCAGAGCATCTCTCGCGGACTCGAGCGCGAACGATCTGCTCCCGAGAGACATGTGATAAGGGACACTCGAGTCGTTCACGCACCTCCCGCGGTCGCGCCTGACCACTTCCAGGACCGCGTCGTTGAAACCGAATTACTCACCACACTCCTGAAGAGCGATGCGATTCGACTCGTGACCGTCGTGGGACGAGCCGGTATCGGGAAAACGGCTCTCGTGTGCCGTCTGCTGAAATCTCTCGAAGATGGACGCCTGCCGGACAGCAAGGAGCTGCTGTCGCCGCATCGAATGGTTTATCTCAGCGCTGTCGGATCCCGCCCCGTCTCTTCCGCGACCATACAGGAAGGCCTCAGTCGCCTGCTCCCGGAAGCAGACTCGCGGGAGATGCGCGAACTGTTCAAGCAGGCACAGGTCAGCATTGCGACGAAGATGCAGAGGTTGCTCGCTGCCCTGCCGCAGGAGCCAATTGTATTGCTTCTTGACAACTTCGAAGACCTGGTAGACCGGGAGACCGGGAAAGTGGTCGACCGGGATCTGCTGGAGGTGCTCCGAACTCTGCTCAGCGCTCCCCATCACTGCGTGACCACATTGATCACGACACGGGCGGTTCCCGGCGATCTTGCCCTGGTTCGTCCCGGGGCGCAAGCTCGGGTGGACCTTGACGAAGGCCTGCCGGAACCACATGCGGGTAACATCCTGCGGGCAATGGACCGTGACGGCAGCCTTGGGCTGAAGAATGCCGAACCTCGCCTTCTCGCGCTGGCGCAGGAGCGAACCCGCGGATATCCCCGTGCACTCGAAGCGCTCTTTGCGATCCTCTCTGTCGACCGTTCGACTTCACTTCAGGAACTGCTCGAAGAATCGCAGCATGTGCTTCCAGAGAACGTGGTCGAGGCGCTGGTCGGCGAGGCGTTCAGCCGCCTGCTCGGTCGTGACCAGCGAATCGTGCAGGCGCTGGCCATCTACGGGCATCCAGTGACCAGCGCGGCGATCGACTACCTTCTTGAACCTCATGTCGCCGGAATCGACAGTGCCAACGAGATGAGGCGTCTTGTCAACGGTCGGTTCGTCCGGAAAGAGGGACAGCAGTATTCGCTCCACCCGGTCGATCGGGAATACGCGTTGAGCTGCATCGAAGAAGGTGAACCGGCCGATTGTGCCAACGACGGAGTTGCAAGGTTCAGCCGGTTCGCCCTGCGGCATCGCGCGGCCGACTACTTCCGGCAGGCAAGACGGCCCCGCCACGAGCGGAAGTCCCTCGAAGATCTGGCGCCGCATCTGGCGGAATTCGATCTGAGATGCCAGAACATGCAGTACGACACGGCCTTCGACATCCTGACCGACATCGGCTTTCGATACCTCGGAGTGTGGGGGCATTTTCGACTGTTGGCTGAGATGCATGAGAAACTCGTCGGAAGACTGGGGGATCAGCGTCTGGAACAGTCGAATCACGGCAGTCTGGGCAATGCTTTGGAGAACCTGGGGGAGTATGACAGGGGCTTGAAACATTTCGATACTGCGCTCGAGCTGAATCGGCACGCCCCGCGTCTTCAACAGGAACGTCACTTGCTCATCGGCAAGTCGATATGCCACCGCAGGCTCGGCGACACGCGGCGTGCAATCGAATGCAACGAACGCTCGCTGGAGATTGCACGCCAGCTCAATGACGTCGCTGCAGAGGCGGCTCCGCTCAACAACCTCGGAAACCGCTACGCCGATCTCGGGCACCTGGACCAGGCGCTTCGCTTCTACGAAGACGCACTCGACGTGTGCCAGAAGTGGGCTGGCCCGTACGAACAGGCGGTTGTCCTTGAGTCCAGCGGTCATGCCCTACTGATGAGCGGTGACTTTGACGCAGCGTCCCGGCGATTCCGAGACGCCCTTGCAGTGGCCAACGACAAGAACATTGTTCAGGTCCAGAACTACGCTCATTACGGGCTTTCACTCGTCGGCCTTCTCACCGGCGACCTTGAGTCTGCAAGGACCGAGTGTGAAGCAGCCGAGCAGTACGATGTCCAGGACAACAATCACAACGTCAGCGTCGTCAAAGGGATCATTCACCTGCTTGAAGCAGAGACCGCAAGCGCGACGGCTGCTTTCAATCGATGCCTGGATCACTGTGGCTGTTTGCTGAGTCGGTCGCCTTCGAATTTCGAGGCACGGTACATCACAGGAGTCGCCCTGCTGGGGCTGACAGTCTCCACAGAGAAGAATCGCATCGCTGAGTCACACGAAGCGTTTCGTCTCGCCCACGAAATCAACCACGACAGGGGAGTACTGTCACGAGTCACTCGACTCCTCGAAGTGATGTCTTCAGTTGACGCTACCGGACGAATCGCAGGAATCGCAGCGGAGATTGCAGGTTGGGGAGATGATGACGTGCAGACGACAGAGGACTCGTCTCCCGATGACAGGTGA
- a CDS encoding toll/interleukin-1 receptor domain-containing protein: MTDASHSRPIDDVFLSYKSENADVVRSVAESLMANGLRVWFAEYRITSEMFEDDAAIQRAIDSGIDGARYSLVFTNNRWADSPFCEKEIERILERQPREFVAEVQIPPEAMPHEKWPALGSPPVRAMRFSGETADVIDFVSDLGWFPERLTPPDRADALAAGPTRKLRFGIGFSPEPLTEFVGVELTSPRMHTEGIAGEVYVYTGQLEGRDAQLLVTINPFQTVLGQLSVSGRGNANDRRVYNAYRKVSDDWLSEHSQKPVGLHLRFWDGRSHLGVTSILPERQPGRRQWERRYAVTIRQTVTCLRCGSSELVPYYRHDLTSRAWGYTICSNDACNHQQAIPIAEFRPHHLQTCSACGRSSVQPDEQRVLETQASEAEQRFLCVGSGPSGEDSMCGAQMIVPAGRIGDIGEVDLALAVDLPDDGEESRRTFCRLMPQFDAMVSSLTHTPLRSQWDAETARVVFAKAITAAMIWAAFEDARLRYVSPVMPLLLASFGGAALMDLLASLYLREPRNEAVLVGMKWGWRFRIVPFPTYGRRLDRLWNTFVGSVVSFLLCVLFGTMRIGWLAIAAGVWRDKLDLWYWGLAGALTYGIGRSATNFNPQTRRIF; encoded by the coding sequence ATGACTGACGCGTCTCATTCTCGTCCGATCGACGATGTCTTTCTCAGCTACAAGAGCGAGAACGCCGACGTCGTCCGCTCCGTCGCGGAATCTCTGATGGCCAACGGCCTGCGGGTCTGGTTTGCGGAGTACCGGATCACTTCGGAAATGTTCGAGGACGATGCTGCCATCCAGCGCGCCATTGATAGCGGCATCGACGGAGCCCGCTACTCGCTGGTGTTCACGAACAATCGCTGGGCGGACTCCCCTTTCTGCGAGAAGGAGATCGAAAGGATTCTCGAGCGCCAGCCGCGGGAATTCGTAGCGGAGGTTCAGATCCCGCCGGAAGCGATGCCGCATGAGAAGTGGCCGGCACTCGGTTCACCGCCGGTCCGTGCGATGCGTTTCTCCGGGGAGACGGCAGACGTCATCGACTTCGTGAGCGACCTCGGCTGGTTTCCCGAGCGGTTGACGCCTCCCGACCGAGCCGACGCGCTGGCCGCCGGCCCCACTCGCAAACTACGTTTCGGCATCGGCTTCAGTCCCGAGCCATTGACCGAGTTCGTCGGCGTCGAACTGACCAGTCCCCGCATGCATACCGAGGGGATTGCCGGTGAAGTTTACGTCTACACCGGGCAGCTCGAGGGGCGGGACGCGCAACTGCTGGTGACGATCAATCCCTTTCAGACGGTACTGGGCCAGCTCAGTGTTTCCGGTCGCGGCAACGCCAACGACCGCAGGGTCTACAACGCATACCGTAAGGTCAGCGACGACTGGCTGTCGGAGCACAGTCAGAAGCCGGTCGGTCTGCACTTGAGATTCTGGGACGGTCGCAGCCACCTCGGAGTGACGTCTATCCTGCCTGAACGCCAACCCGGACGCCGCCAGTGGGAACGCCGCTACGCAGTGACGATCCGTCAGACGGTGACTTGTCTGCGGTGCGGCAGCAGCGAACTGGTTCCCTACTACCGGCACGATCTGACGAGCAGGGCGTGGGGCTACACGATCTGCAGCAACGATGCCTGCAATCATCAGCAGGCGATCCCGATTGCCGAATTCCGCCCGCACCACCTCCAGACCTGCTCCGCGTGCGGACGTTCGAGCGTACAGCCGGACGAACAGCGGGTCCTCGAAACGCAGGCCAGCGAGGCCGAACAGCGATTCCTCTGCGTCGGGTCCGGCCCGTCAGGCGAGGATTCGATGTGCGGCGCCCAGATGATTGTCCCTGCAGGGCGAATCGGCGACATCGGCGAAGTCGATCTGGCACTGGCCGTGGACCTGCCCGACGACGGCGAGGAGTCGCGTCGGACATTCTGCCGTCTCATGCCGCAGTTCGACGCGATGGTCTCTTCGTTGACGCATACGCCGTTGCGATCGCAGTGGGATGCGGAAACGGCGCGGGTTGTCTTTGCGAAGGCGATCACCGCCGCGATGATCTGGGCGGCTTTCGAAGACGCACGGCTGCGATACGTCTCGCCGGTCATGCCCCTGCTTCTCGCGAGCTTTGGGGGAGCTGCCCTGATGGATCTGCTGGCTTCGCTGTATTTGCGCGAGCCGCGTAACGAAGCCGTTCTCGTCGGCATGAAGTGGGGATGGCGATTCCGGATCGTGCCCTTTCCCACGTACGGTCGTCGGCTCGATCGACTCTGGAACACGTTCGTGGGCAGCGTCGTTTCCTTTCTGCTCTGCGTCCTCTTCGGAACAATGAGGATCGGCTGGCTCGCCATTGCCGCAGGCGTGTGGCGCGACAAGCTCGACCTGTGGTACTGGGGCCTGGCCGGTGCTCTGACATACGGCATCGGGCGGTCGGCAACGAACTTCAATCCGCAGACGCGGCGGATCTTCTGA